One window of the Candoia aspera isolate rCanAsp1 chromosome 16, rCanAsp1.hap2, whole genome shotgun sequence genome contains the following:
- the AGPAT2 gene encoding 1-acyl-sn-glycerol-3-phosphate acyltransferase beta, which yields MASEGPPGAAALLLLLALLALLAALSPRARFRAKIGSYCVLCVLCSAFTSLACLLWNGGRTVRNMTIIKNVVRSFKYLYGLRLEVKGLEHFDIEGPCVIVSNHQSILDMIGLMEILPERCVQIAKKELLYTGPVGMVMYLGGVIFINRKSTSTAKSVMSGVSQAMVSENVKVWIYPEGTRNMNGDLLPFKKGAFHLAIQTQVPVIPVVYSSFSSFYNPEKNMFTSGRIQVEILPPISTMGLTAQDIDELTNQCYTTMKETFFRLSGRTREANGEASICGQ from the exons ATGGCCTCGGAGGGGCCGCCGGGGGCCGCcgccctcctgctgctgctggcgctgcTGGCGCTGCTGGCGGCGCTGAGCCCGCGGGCCCGGTTCCGGGCGAAGATCGGCAGCTACTGCGTGCTCTGCGTGCTCTGCTCCGCCTTCACCAGCCTCGCTTGCCTGCTCTGGAACGGCGGGCGCACCGTCCGGAACATGAC GATCATCAAAAATGTGGTCCGCAGCTTCAAGTACTTATACGGCCTGAGGCTCGAGGTGAAGGGTCTGGAGCACTTTGACATCGAGGGTCCGTGTGTCATCGTTTCCAACCACCAGAGCATCCTGGACATGATCG GGCTGATGGAAATCCTTCCAGAGCGCTGCGTCCAGATTGCCAAGAAGGAGCTGCTGTACACGGGGCCCGTGGGGATGGTCATGTACCTTGGCGGGGTGATCTTCATCAACCGGAAGAGCACCAGCACCGCCAAGTCCGTGATGTCTGGAGTCAGCCAGGCCATGGTCAGCGAGAAC GTCAAGGTGTGGATCTACCCAGAGGGAACAAGGAATATGAACGGGGATCTTTTGCCATTCAAGAAGGGCGCTTTTCATCTTGCAATCCAGACACAG GTTCCAGTCATTCCTGTGGTctattcctccttttcttccttttacaacCCGGAAAAGAATATGTTTACATCAG GCAGAATCCAGGTGGAAAtcctgccgcccatctcaactaTGGGCCTGACAGCTCAGGACATTGATGAGCTCACCAACCAGTGCTACACCACCATGAAGGAAACCTTCTTCAGGTTGTCAGGAAGGACCAGGGAAGCCAATGGAGAGGCCTCCATCTGTGGGCAGTAA